CGCGCTGGCATGCTGACAGACTCGCCATTTGGCCTGGATATTTTCATATCCCATTTCTTCTTCGCCAGGCGCTTGATGTCGAGAGTCACAATGGGATTTTCAATTTTCAGACGCGTGATGTGGTCAACGTCATAATCGATGACATTTTTCTTGCGAAGATTGAACGGCGCCTTGGGTAAATTTTTAAGGACATCATCCGCAACTAGCATCACCGGGCCGCCCGACACTCTGCGGACGTAATGAAGCACCGCCTTTTTCTTTCTACCCCGCGCGTCCTTGACCGTGCCCTCGGTCGTCATGCCCATATGGAGGCCGTCCGTCTTCTTCCCCTCCTTGTCCATGAAAAGGCGCACCGTATAAACCGGCTTATCGAGGCCGTAGGCAACCAGATCCTCGGCCTTTGGGTCCTCTTTCACGAATCGAGAGGCTTTTTGCCACCGAAGCGTCGTGAGGATGGAATCAGACTCTGAGTTGTCGGCGGCATCCTTGATGGGTACGAGCATTTCCCAATTTTCTTTGTCCTTGCGCGCCACGGAAAAAGACACCTGCTCCCGGGGCTCGACGACAATACGTTGCACATTGTCCGTGTTGACGGCAACGATAGAGCGGTCTCGCAATTCAAAAACCGATTTGTTTATTTTAGCGATATCCGAGATTTTGATTGTAAAGATGTGGGATTTATTGCTTTTCAGCGATGCGTAGCGAAACTCACGGGTGGGCGTTATATCGCCGATTTGCAGGGAAACATCGCTCTCGCCTTTGACGCCCAAGATGAGGGTTATCTCCGGGGTGTCGAGGCCAAATTCCGAAATGTCGGCCACCTTGCCAAGCTTGCGACCGGGCTTGAGGCCTGCGGCGGCCTTGAGAACGATCTCTTGTTGGTCCTCATCCATCTGCGCATCAACCGGCTTAACGAAACGCCATACTTTCTCGGCCCGAATAACCTGGAAGGGCTCTTTTTTTCTCTGGAGGGAGACACGCATCAAGAGCTCTGGCTTCACGCCCTTTAGAAACTTGGCTTTTCGCTCCTCTTCGGCCTTTTTCTCGCCGGCCCACTTCACGTCGTAGAGATAGTAGGCGCCTGCGGCAACCAGAAAAGCCGCCAATAGGATGAGATTTTTCTTGAAATTCACCGTAGTTGTCTTCTTCGCACGTAGACGGCGGCGCCCAGCAGAATCATAAACAGAGGCATCAGCCAAACAGTGAACAGTTGAACGAAACGCCCCTGCCCGCCGGAGAGAAGAAGCGGCTCGCCGGTGCGCCGTTTTGCTCGAATAGAGACGAGCGCTTTCTCACCGCTTAGCCAGTTGACCGAATTGAGCACCAAGTTCCCGTTGCCCTGGGCCCCGATGTAGGCATCGCTCGCAAAATCAACATCGCCAAACACAACGAGCCGAGCCTCTTTCTTACTTTCTTTTTTACCTGCAGATGGTGGTGCGCTTTTCCCATTCTTAGCGCCAAGTTTCGCCAGATCCACCGTCACGGCCACCCCAAGTGATACCGGTCCGTCTTTTTTCGTGGCCGGATCATAGGCAACCTGGTTCTTCTTCACCTCGATACGACTGACGGTGAAGCTGCCGGGCCCAGTTTTGGCGAGCGTTTCTACAGATATTCCCTTGCCCGGCTTCGTCTTCTCCGAAATTCTTCGGGCCGTGGGAAACATCGTCGCCAGCCCCTTCATCTGCTTGGTGATGTCGTGAATGCCATACTGCGAGACAAAGGGCGTCAATTCATTTCCGCCCACCAAGGCGAACTGAACAGCCCGGGGGTCAATGGCGAAAGACTCCGGCGTATCAACACCATAGCGTCCCAACAAGTCCGTAAGACGCCCACGAGGCGAATCGGGCTCAAGAAAAACAAGTAGCCTCCCGCCTTTTTTCAAGTAGGCGTCAATAAATCCAGCCTCGGCCTCTTCTATGTCTTTTTTTGGCGCCGCTACAACGAGAAGATTCGTATCCTCGGGAACACCCTTCTTGCGGAGAAGAAAAAGCTCCTCCACTTTATAGTTATCATCACGCATATTCGTCGCAAGCGACGCCATAAGCTCCCGGCCACGACCAACAAACTGACGCTCCCCGTGGCCCGTCAAGAAATAGATCCGCTTCTGGCTCGTTTGAACCGTCTTGAGGATAGCGTTGGCAATGGAATTCTCGGAAAGATCATAAAATTTCTCCGAGCGAAAATCCTTCTTTTTCTTGTCCCCGGCCTTGCCTGCACCACTGGCCACCTTTTTTTCACCACCGGGCAACTTATGAACAACGACAATCGTGCCATAGGCATCCACGCCATATTTCTTTGCGCTCCTTGGCGAAGTATCCAAATCAACGAAACGAAACTTCACCATTTTCGAGCGGCGCGTGTATTGCTCAAGTATTTTCTTAACACCCTCGTTCTGCACTTTCGCCGTGAACGAGAGTATTTCAATCTGTTTTTTCTCCTGATCAAGCTTTGCGAGGATTTGAAGTGTCTTCGGAGATAGCGAGAAGAATTTGCCCGGCGTCACGTCCCACTGAACGTTGTGCTTGATTGAAACAAGCTCAACCACGATCAGGATACCCAGAACGATGATAACCATCGCACCCACCTGGATCCCCGTCCGCGTAGACTTTCTTCGGACGCCACCCACCAGTCCGTGCCGCGACTCCCAGATACCAAAGGCAAGGGAGATGACACCAATCCCGAGGGCGATATAACCCCAGAGGGATACCCCGCTAATGGGGTCTTGAAGCGCCCAAGCCAATAAGCTGACTAAAATCAGCGCCACGCCAGCAATGAGAATGTAAAGATTCGAGCTTTTATTATCCACGGCGCCTATCCCCTCCACTTATAGTATTCAAGGGAACGCATCGCCAGGAAAAGACATAAAACATTGACGTTCACCAGAAAGACAATATCCCGCGTGTCGATTACACCCTGAATGAAAGAGCGTAGATGAAGACCGAGTGACAAATGGCGCAACAGTCCACTGATAAACGGTCCCGACGACACCGAAAGAAAATCAAGCACGAAACTCGCAAGTAAGACCATGAAAGCGATCATGGCGGCCACAATTTGGTTCGACGTAAGAGAGCTGGCAAAAACCCCCACCGCCATAAAGGCGCTACCCATCAAAAACAAACCGAGATAGCTGGCCCCTACAACGCTCCAATCAACAGCGACGAAAGCAGCCAAGATTGCAGGGTATATGAACGTCAGTGCCAGCATGATGACGTACAAGAGGATTGCCGAAAGATACTTGCCCAACAACACCTCGATGTCGCGCAGCGGATAAGTCAGGATAAGCTCCATCGTCCCCTGTTTCTTCTCCTCGCTGAAAAGACGCATCGTCAACAATGGAATAACAAACAGGAGAATGACGGTGGTGCTAGAGAACACCGGTCCAAGAATCGCCGAAGTCGGCGTCAGGTTAAGACGCGCGGCGGCCTGGGGGTTCCGCATGATCTGCAAAGAAATAACCGCATAGTTGAGAAACGAGCCGGAATAAAAAACACCCAAAAGAAGCGTCCATGCAGCGAGAATCACATAGGCAATGGGCGAGAAGAAAAACGATGACAGCTCGCGTCGGCAAATCAGCCAGATGTTATACATGGGCAGCCTCCTCGCCGCTTCGTTGCTCGCCACCGATTATTTTGACGAAAGTATCCTCAAGAGTGATTCTCTCTTGATAGAGTTCAGTGAGGCGCCCGCCAGCGGCGGAAACGGCTCCTGCCAGTTCCGCGCGAATGTCTTCGTCTTTATCCGCCTGGACTTCGAGATGAACCTCACTGCCCGAGTCGGTATCTTTTATATTCACGGCCTTGACCCCGCCGACGGCGGAAAGCCCACTCTTTAAGGCATCCGCGTCACCAAGCGCCGAAACCCGTATAACCTTGAACTCCTGGGCATCCATCGCCAGGGCATCAAGCGAGCCTTCGGCTGCCACCCTTCCCTGATGGATAACCACAACGCGATCGCAAATCACGTTGACCTCAGGAAGAATGTGGGTGCTCAAGATAATCGTGTGATTTCCCTTTAGCTCCCGGATCAGATCTCGAATCTCAATTATCTGAGCCGGGTCTAGGCCCGATGTCGGCTCATCCATGATGAGAACGGGCGGATCGTTGACCAAAGCCTGTGCAAGCCCCACGCGCTGACGATATCCCTTCGAGAGGTGACCAATGATTCGAGATGCGACGTTTGTCAGTCCACATCCAGCAACCACGCGCTCTATGGCCGCGGATTTATCGCCCCCGCGCATCTTCTTCACCGAGGCGACAAAATCAAGATAGGCCAAGACCGTCATTTCCAAATAAAGCGGATTGTTTTCGGGGAGATAACCAAGTCGTTTTTGAACTTCCAGGGGATTTTCGGTGACATCGAAGCCATCGACCCTGACCGTTCCCGAGGTGGGGGGCAAGAAGCCGGTCAAGATCCGCATGGTCGTGGATTTTCCGGCGCCATTGGGCCCTAGAAATCCCAGGATTTCCCCTTCCTTAACCTTGAAGCTGATATCCTGGATTCCGGGTAAATTTCCATAAAACTTTGTCAGACCTTCGACTTCAATCAACAGTGTTCTCCTTCAACCACATGCCCAAAATCGGGCCGGAAAACCATATAACCACCAAAACAAATCGACCTAAAAAAACGCCACATTTTGAGGGCCCGAGAAGAGCCGCCGCTCAAAAGAAGCGGGAGTTCTTATTTAAAGCGTGTCTCTTAGACGAACAAAAGTTCCATACTTCGCCCGAACCCATGATTTCACAAGACGAATAAAAATATTTCCAACTCTCATAATAGTC
The window above is part of the Nitrospinaceae bacterium genome. Proteins encoded here:
- a CDS encoding DUF4340 domain-containing protein, with translation MNFKKNLILLAAFLVAAGAYYLYDVKWAGEKKAEEERKAKFLKGVKPELLMRVSLQRKKEPFQVIRAEKVWRFVKPVDAQMDEDQQEIVLKAAAGLKPGRKLGKVADISEFGLDTPEITLILGVKGESDVSLQIGDITPTREFRYASLKSNKSHIFTIKISDIAKINKSVFELRDRSIVAVNTDNVQRIVVEPREQVSFSVARKDKENWEMLVPIKDAADNSESDSILTTLRWQKASRFVKEDPKAEDLVAYGLDKPVYTVRLFMDKEGKKTDGLHMGMTTEGTVKDARGRKKKAVLHYVRRVSGGPVMLVADDVLKNLPKAPFNLRKKNVIDYDVDHITRLKIENPIVTLDIKRLAKKKWDMKISRPNGESVSMPARHKHVDDVLWDIKWANAVEFVDAPKKADMAKYGLAPKADNRVSVWIKKKEDGPEVKRSFTLGPLVDDKKTFGRMDEQKRLFAFSKKNFYNILRGGFYLSDRRLTKFDEDEDISKITLNFSTGKEMVFRRNGAEWDTEKPAGKKANGSKLNSLVAMLKELEHEGEAKDEGGYDFGKFRARVSLEGKRGKKLGTVTFAGGGSAKEWFVRQGEAGSASGGKTLRVKKSQIGPNLPEMPSDVIIEKQKKEKS
- a CDS encoding ABC transporter permease subunit; translation: MYNIWLICRRELSSFFFSPIAYVILAAWTLLLGVFYSGSFLNYAVISLQIMRNPQAAARLNLTPTSAILGPVFSSTTVILLFVIPLLTMRLFSEEKKQGTMELILTYPLRDIEVLLGKYLSAILLYVIMLALTFIYPAILAAFVAVDWSVVGASYLGLFLMGSAFMAVGVFASSLTSNQIVAAMIAFMVLLASFVLDFLSVSSGPFISGLLRHLSLGLHLRSFIQGVIDTRDIVFLVNVNVLCLFLAMRSLEYYKWRG
- a CDS encoding ATP-binding cassette domain-containing protein; the encoded protein is MIEVEGLTKFYGNLPGIQDISFKVKEGEILGFLGPNGAGKSTTMRILTGFLPPTSGTVRVDGFDVTENPLEVQKRLGYLPENNPLYLEMTVLAYLDFVASVKKMRGGDKSAAIERVVAGCGLTNVASRIIGHLSKGYRQRVGLAQALVNDPPVLIMDEPTSGLDPAQIIEIRDLIRELKGNHTIILSTHILPEVNVICDRVVVIHQGRVAAEGSLDALAMDAQEFKVIRVSALGDADALKSGLSAVGGVKAVNIKDTDSGSEVHLEVQADKDEDIRAELAGAVSAAGGRLTELYQERITLEDTFVKIIGGEQRSGEEAAHV